One window of the Acaryochloris sp. CCMEE 5410 genome contains the following:
- a CDS encoding response regulator transcription factor, with protein MSPPIRILVVEDHPVVRHGIIAILSQAEDMEVIAEAENGLEAIDQYQTHQPDITLMDLRMPHLEGVEAIARIRAKTPNAQIIILTTYDTDEDIYRGLQAGARGYILKDTTATELIQAIRTVHSGKRYIPSEVALKLADRIDDSDLTERELEVLQLLSRGNSNQEIAAALIISEGTVKFHINNILSKLGVKDRTQAVIMALKKGLARLD; from the coding sequence ATGTCTCCACCCATCCGTATTCTGGTCGTTGAAGATCACCCTGTTGTCCGCCATGGCATTATTGCTATTCTCAGCCAAGCCGAGGACATGGAAGTCATTGCCGAAGCCGAAAATGGGCTAGAAGCCATTGACCAATACCAAACCCATCAGCCGGACATCACCCTGATGGATCTACGCATGCCCCATCTTGAAGGGGTCGAAGCCATTGCCCGCATTCGCGCTAAAACCCCCAACGCTCAGATTATTATCCTCACCACCTACGACACAGATGAAGACATCTATCGGGGGCTGCAGGCGGGCGCACGGGGCTATATCCTCAAAGACACCACCGCCACAGAACTGATCCAAGCCATCCGCACCGTCCATAGTGGCAAACGCTACATTCCCTCAGAAGTCGCCCTCAAACTCGCGGACCGGATTGACGATAGCGATCTGACCGAACGAGAACTCGAAGTCCTGCAATTACTCAGCAGAGGGAACAGCAACCAAGAAATTGCTGCTGCCCTGATCATTTCCGAAGGGACTGTCAAGTTCCACATCAACAACATTCTGTCCAAATTGGGGGTCAAAGACCGAACCCAAGCGGTGATTATGGCCTTAAAAAAGGGGTTAGCCCGCCTCGACTAG
- a CDS encoding tetratricopeptide repeat protein yields MLKSNKLCGFGVALLLMLGSRAAIASENNLAGLIRQGQILFQQRQYGAAIATFTQAILLNPDSALPYFHRGKVRFELEDDFGALEDFDDAVQRNSRFAEAYLYRGSVRLSLGDQTNGLVDLRQAAGLFSQQGNQKEYQRAIQLIRQFNPEIAP; encoded by the coding sequence ATGCTGAAATCAAACAAACTATGCGGTTTCGGGGTAGCATTGCTGCTGATGCTAGGCTCCAGGGCTGCGATCGCATCGGAAAACAATCTTGCGGGATTGATTCGGCAAGGACAGATCCTTTTCCAACAGCGTCAGTATGGAGCTGCGATCGCAACCTTCACCCAAGCGATTCTTCTCAATCCAGATAGTGCCTTGCCCTACTTCCATCGGGGAAAAGTGCGGTTTGAGCTGGAGGATGATTTTGGCGCACTAGAAGATTTTGATGACGCAGTGCAACGAAATTCTCGATTTGCAGAAGCCTATCTGTATCGGGGCAGCGTCAGGCTCTCCTTGGGAGATCAAACAAACGGATTGGTCGATCTGAGGCAGGCCGCAGGGCTATTTTCCCAACAAGGCAATCAGAAAGAGTATCAACGAGCAATACAGCTCATTCGGCAATTTAATCCAGAGATTGCACCTTAA
- a CDS encoding ISAs1 family transposase, whose product MSHLIDTLKQVPDFRSAHGRIHPLWLLLLLMVMGMLAGYQGYRPLETFVSDYRQPLSELLGLESLEVPSHCTFRRVMKGLDFHALSHQFEAWMLSKAQTHSPDNYAASIDGKRIRQGLTDAKGKQRFVGLVSLFAVEAGITLKLEALTQEDNSEIKVVQALLETLQLDGLLITMDALHAQKTLEKIVASGNDYLVAVKSNQGRLYDHLQTYFECLKPMAEHIHSAQSRGRDEHRCIQVYEPVGIALQEWTAIRSVLCVQRWGTRKGKEYHNTAYYISSAATSPHHWQSLVREHWGIENRLHWPKDVVFGEDDYRLEDEQALLNWSVLRTIGINILRLNDYQSLKTAMTKLANRVDIIFSLLT is encoded by the coding sequence ATGAGCCATCTAATCGATACTTTGAAGCAAGTCCCGGATTTCCGCAGTGCCCATGGCCGTATTCATCCGTTATGGCTGCTGTTGCTATTGATGGTGATGGGCATGCTTGCTGGATATCAAGGGTACCGTCCGTTAGAAACCTTTGTGAGCGATTATCGCCAGCCTTTAAGTGAGCTATTGGGGCTTGAGAGCCTCGAAGTTCCGTCTCACTGTACCTTTCGTCGAGTGATGAAGGGGCTTGACTTCCACGCGTTGAGCCACCAATTTGAAGCATGGATGCTCTCGAAAGCCCAGACTCACTCTCCCGATAATTATGCAGCCTCCATTGATGGCAAACGGATTCGTCAGGGGCTGACAGATGCCAAGGGGAAGCAGCGTTTTGTGGGCTTGGTGAGTTTATTTGCGGTGGAAGCAGGCATCACCCTCAAGCTCGAAGCCCTCACTCAGGAGGATAATAGCGAAATCAAAGTCGTGCAGGCACTGTTGGAAACCCTTCAACTCGATGGCTTACTGATTACCATGGATGCCTTACACGCCCAAAAAACACTTGAGAAGATTGTGGCCTCGGGTAATGACTATCTCGTGGCGGTCAAATCCAACCAGGGAAGACTTTACGACCACCTCCAGACTTACTTTGAGTGTCTTAAACCCATGGCTGAGCACATCCACTCCGCCCAAAGTAGAGGACGAGATGAACATCGGTGTATACAGGTTTATGAGCCTGTCGGCATAGCCCTACAAGAATGGACAGCAATTCGCTCTGTACTTTGTGTCCAACGATGGGGTACTCGCAAAGGAAAGGAGTATCACAATACGGCCTATTACATCAGTTCAGCTGCCACCTCACCCCATCATTGGCAATCTCTGGTCCGAGAACATTGGGGCATTGAAAATCGGTTGCATTGGCCGAAGGATGTTGTTTTTGGCGAAGATGATTATCGACTCGAAGATGAACAAGCACTGCTCAATTGGTCAGTGCTTAGAACTATTGGGATTAATATCCTGCGGCTAAACGACTATCAATCCCTCAAAACCGCGATGACTAAGCTTGCTAATCGGGTCGATATTATTTTTTCGCTGCTAACTTAA
- a CDS encoding V4R domain-containing protein, whose protein sequence is MISTQLNETSLSLNGEGTIDQLPSVLAMQWFHALNDQRNGSLTQKMQISSTSLKMLNRIVEKFPDQEIYQIGKELGEREFRSFYLAFAPVNPSLLDLGWKTILERWWVYAYLSEYGNVNLELSQEQNDYFFVTFTNTKIHRTKATKNKPVCPLIAGVLAGFFSSLSGYEYEAIETECHEKGHQNCTFILGNSGLVNSETFWLAIHDIH, encoded by the coding sequence ATGATAAGTACCCAGCTCAATGAAACCTCTTTATCTCTAAATGGTGAAGGCACGATTGATCAGCTTCCATCCGTTTTAGCGATGCAATGGTTTCATGCTTTGAACGATCAAAGGAATGGGAGCTTGACCCAGAAGATGCAAATATCTTCTACTTCCTTAAAGATGCTTAATCGGATTGTCGAGAAATTTCCAGACCAGGAAATCTATCAAATCGGAAAGGAATTAGGAGAAAGAGAATTTAGATCCTTTTATCTTGCCTTTGCACCAGTAAATCCTTCTTTGCTCGATTTGGGCTGGAAGACAATTCTAGAGCGGTGGTGGGTTTATGCCTATTTATCTGAGTACGGTAACGTGAATCTTGAGTTAAGCCAAGAACAAAATGATTACTTCTTTGTAACATTTACCAATACTAAGATCCATCGCACCAAAGCGACGAAAAACAAGCCAGTGTGCCCACTAATTGCGGGAGTCCTAGCAGGTTTTTTTAGCAGCTTATCGGGTTATGAATATGAAGCCATTGAAACTGAATGCCATGAGAAAGGGCATCAAAATTGTACGTTTATTCTAGGGAATAGTGGCTTGGTTAATTCCGAGACATTTTGGCTAGCAATCCATGATATCCATTAA